A section of the Procambarus clarkii isolate CNS0578487 chromosome 38, FALCON_Pclarkii_2.0, whole genome shotgun sequence genome encodes:
- the LOC123772023 gene encoding trichohyalin-like, whose product MADKNTTRNESGSEERRGRKRQERRRRKRQERRRRKRQERRRRKRQERRRRKRQERRRRKRQERRRRKRQERRRRKRQERRRRKRQERRRRKRQERRRRKRQERRRRKRQERRRRKRQERRRRKRQERRRRKRQERRRRKRQERRRRKRQERRRRNRQERRRRKRQERRRRKRQERRRRKRQERRRRKRQERRRRKRQERRRRKRQERRRRKRQEPRRRKRQERRRRKRQERRRRKRQERRRRQI is encoded by the exons ATGGCAGATAAGAATACAACGAGAAATGAAAGTGGAAGCGAG GAACGAAGGGGACGGAAGAGGCAGGAACGAAGGAGACGGAAGAGGCAGGAACGTAGGAGACGGAAGAGGCAGGAACGTAGGAGACGGAAGAGGCAGGAACGTAGGAGACGGAAGAGGCAGGAACGTAGGAGACGGAAGAGGCAGGAACGAAGGAGACGGAAGAGGCAGGAACGTAGGAGACGGAAGAGGCAGGAACGTAGGAGACGGAAGAGGCAAGAACGTAGGAGACGGAAGAGGCAAGAACGTAGGAGACGGAAGAGGCAAGAACGTAGGAGACGGAAGAGGCAGGAACGTAGGAGACGGAAGAGGCAAGAACGTAGGAGACGGAAGAGGCAAGAACGTAGGAGACGGAAGAGGCAAGAACGTAGGAGACGGAAGAGGCAGGAACGTAGGAGACGGAAGAGGCAAGAACGTAGGAGACGGAATAGGCAGGAACGTAGGAGACGGAAGAGGCAAGAACGTAGGAGACGGAAGAGGCAGGAACGTAGGAGACGGAAGAGGCAAGAACGTAGGAGACGGAAGAGGCAGGAACGTAGGAGACGGAAGAGGCAAGAACGTAGGAGACGGAAGAGGCAAGAACGTAGGAGACGGAAGAGGCAGGAACCTAGGAGACGGAAGAGGCAGGAACGTAGGAGACGGAAGAGGCAGGAACGTAGGAGACGGAAGAGGCAGGAACGTAGGAGACGACAAATCTAA